From a region of the Mauremys mutica isolate MM-2020 ecotype Southern chromosome 12, ASM2049712v1, whole genome shotgun sequence genome:
- the LOC123346714 gene encoding olfactory receptor 12-like, which yields MAPVREWNRTAVMEFILLGFGNGPGCQMIPSVLFLVIYTVTVLGNTILVLIIRVSSCLHTPMYFFLMNLSLLDLCFTSTIAPKAMASFLSGSKIISYNGCATQFFLFGLFLTTEGFLLAVMAYDRYIAICNPLLYPVTMSKWVCIQMVVGSYICGCVNAMVQTGFTFTLHYCGRNEIDHFFCDGPPLISLSCSDKYLNNLVMFTLCGLIIVSTALIVLISYIYIIFTILRIRSAEGRHRALSTCTSHMLVVTLFYGTTAFMYAQPTWLSSLYPRKAVSVFYTFVIPMLNPFIYSLRNKDVKEALRRTMGHKSLKK from the coding sequence ATGGCGCCAGTGAGAGAGTGGAACCGCACAGCAGTCATGGAATTCATCCTGCTAGGGTTTGGAAACGGTCCAGGATGCCAGATGATCCCCTCTGTCTTGtttctggtgatttacacagtaACCGTGCTGGGAAACACCATCCTGGTCCTCATCATTAGAGTCAGCTCTTGCCTTcatacccccatgtacttcttcctcatGAACCTGTCACTCTTAGACCTCTGCTTCACCTCCACCATCGCCCCCAAAGCCATGGCAAGCTTCCTATCAGGGAGCAAAATCATTTCCTATAACGGATGTGCCACCCAATTCTTTCTTTTCGGTCTCTTCCTCACCACCGAAGGGTTCCTCCTGGCAGTGATGGCATATGATCGATACATCGCCATCTGCAACCCGCTCCTGTATCCCGTCACCATGTCCAAGTGGGTTTGCATTCAGATGGTGGTAGGGTCATATATCTGTGGCTGTGTGAACGCCATGGTGCAAACAGGCTTCACCTTTACGCTGCACTATTGTGGGCGTAACGAGATCGATCATTTCTTCTGTGATGGCCCTCCCTTGATCAGTCTCTCCTGCAGTGATAAGTACCTCAATAATCTTGTGATGTTTACCTTATGTGGCCTCATCATAGTGAGCACTGCCCTGATTGTGCTCATCTCCTACATCTACATCATTTTCACTATCCTCCGGATTCGTTCTGCTGAGGGCAGGCACAGAGCCTTGTCCACCTGCACCTCCCACATGTTGGTTGTGACTTTATTTTATGGGACCACTGCTTTCATGTACGCCCAGCCCACTTGGTTATCTTCTCTTTACCCAAGGAAAGCAGTATCTGTGTTTTACACCTTTGTCATCCCCATGTTGAATCCCTTCATCTACAGCCTTAGGAACAAGGACGTTAAAGAAGCTTTGAGAAGGACTATGGGCCACAAATCCTTGAAAAAATGA
- the LOC123346267 gene encoding olfactory receptor 4D1-like translates to MEKNLTTPVTEFVLLGLTQNPKLQQFLFVIFFIIYMNTWLGNFTIITTVITDRQLHTPMYFLLANLAFLDVSESSVNAPKLLSGLLTQSKTISFNECILQMFFFHLIGGTMVFLLVVMAANRYVAICKPLRYMTIMSRVVCVVLALNAWLGGLVHSAVQLGLLLQLPFCGPNVLDNFYCDILQVIKLACTDTHLVQWQMVFNAGVLLIIVFIILLISYTVILVKNRTHVMEGKHKALSTCGTQITVVCLQFIPSIFIYARPLKQFTVDKVISVIYTVFTPMNLMIYTLRNAEMKKAIRRLMRRMLFSGRERET, encoded by the coding sequence ATGGAGAAGAATCTCACCACCCCAGTAACAGAATTTGTCCTCTTGGGTCTCACTCAGAATCCTAAGCTGCAGCAATTCCTCTTTGTGATTTTCTTCATCATCTACATGAACACTTGGCTGGGAAACTTCACCATCATCACCACCGTGATCACCGACcgccagctccacacccccatgtacttcctgCTGGCCAACTTGGCTTTCTTGGATGTCAGTGAATCATCAGTAAATGCTCCAAAATTGCTCTCAGGTCTCCTCACCCAGAGTAAAACCATCTCATTCAATGAATGCATCCTCCAGATGTTCTTCTTCCACTTAATTGGAGGCACTATGGTCTTTTTACTTGTGGTTATGGCTGCCAATAGGTACGTGGCCATCTGTAAACCACTGAGATACATGACTATCATGAGCCgggttgtgtgtgtggtgttAGCGTTAAATGCATGGCTGGGTGGATTGGTTCACTCTGCTGTTCAGCTTGGACTGCTCCTCCAGTTGCCGTTCTGTGGTCCAAATGTCCTGGACAATTTCTACTGTGATATCCTGCAAGTCATCAAACTGGCCTGCACCGACACTCACTTGGTTCAATGGCAGATGGTCTTCAATGCTGGAGTGCTGCTCATAATAGTATTCATCATTCTGCTGATTTCCTACACTGTCATCTTAGTCAAGAACAGGACACATGTCATGGAAGGGAAGCACAAGGCTCTGTCCACTTGTGGAACCCAGATTACTGTGGtgtgtttacaattcattccCAGCATCTTCATTTATGCTCGGCCCTTGAAGCAGTTCACGGTGGACAAGGTAATATCCGTCATTTACACTGTATTCACCCCGATGAACTTGATGATCTACACGTTGAGAAATGCCGAGATGAAGAAGGCCATCAGAAGACTGATGAGGAGAATGCTCTTCtcggggagggaaagagagacaTAA